In Bacteroidia bacterium, a genomic segment contains:
- a CDS encoding ATP-binding cassette domain-containing protein, with translation MPHILNQRSTRTFSYEGREVVIEIEGLNKSFGDNHVLKNISMKLFEGENLVVLGRSGTGKSVLIKCIVGLMKSDSGILRVMGRDVPEMNSFEINTLRKKIGFSFQMSALYDSMNVRENLEFPLKRNEPNLNQGEINDRVEEALHNVGLLYAIDLMPVELSGGMQKRVGIARTLILNPSLMLYDEPTAGLDPITAGEINELILSVQETYHTSSIIITHDITCARMTSNRINFMYEGEFVLKGTYNELSENEDPRIRPFFEY, from the coding sequence ATGCCACATATCCTGAATCAACGCTCCACCCGTACTTTTTCCTATGAAGGTCGTGAAGTGGTTATCGAAATCGAAGGGCTGAATAAGAGTTTTGGAGACAATCACGTGTTGAAAAATATCAGCATGAAATTGTTTGAGGGGGAGAACCTGGTCGTACTTGGCAGGTCAGGAACCGGGAAGTCGGTTTTAATCAAATGTATTGTCGGTCTGATGAAAAGTGATTCGGGCATTTTGCGTGTAATGGGTCGTGACGTACCGGAGATGAACTCCTTTGAAATCAATACGTTGCGGAAAAAGATCGGATTTTCCTTCCAGATGTCAGCCCTGTACGACTCGATGAATGTCAGAGAAAATCTGGAATTTCCACTCAAACGCAATGAGCCTAACTTAAATCAGGGCGAGATCAACGATAGGGTAGAAGAAGCCCTTCACAACGTAGGATTGTTATACGCGATTGACCTCATGCCGGTAGAACTTTCCGGGGGGATGCAAAAACGCGTGGGAATAGCCCGGACGCTGATCCTTAATCCCAGCCTAATGTTGTATGACGAGCCTACCGCTGGTCTTGATCCTATTACGGCAGGAGAGATCAACGAATTGATACTCAGCGTTCAGGAAACCTACCATACGTCTTCGATTATTATTACCCACGATATTACCTGTGCCCGGATGACCAGCAACCGGATCAATTTTATGTACGAAGGGGAGTTTGTTCTGAAAGGCACCTATAATGAGCTGTCGGAAAACGAAGACCCGCGGATCAGACCATTTTTTGAATATTGA
- a CDS encoding MlaD family protein gives MNQETIKQAKLGSFVLVGLILFIIVLALVGRQQNVFERNFRLQVRLTNVQGLQKGSNVWFSGVKIGIVKDVVIESTQSVLLELKVSRTLQHFIKKDANAKIGSDGLLGNKIVIISGGTEEALAVEDGDMIDASQGGVNTDELMATFKVTNDNLATITTDIKTILADIQGGKGSIGGIIQDSVMYDELRASIASAAAASRNTAKATQGLNQLVSRVNAGEGMVGAVLNDTSYEGRIDRTLVDVSKTADEAAKTAEQLNKLTQDLQIIMAGLDDPNAPMGMMLKDSVFANNLQESMSNLKNSSDELDKTLEAARESFLMRKRIFKKNKPE, from the coding sequence ATGAATCAGGAAACTATTAAACAGGCGAAACTGGGCAGCTTTGTGCTCGTCGGACTGATTTTATTTATCATTGTACTAGCCCTGGTGGGACGGCAGCAGAACGTATTTGAGCGAAATTTTCGCCTTCAGGTACGCCTAACCAATGTTCAGGGACTTCAAAAGGGAAGCAATGTATGGTTCTCCGGTGTGAAAATCGGTATTGTTAAAGATGTGGTGATTGAAAGCACTCAGTCGGTTTTGCTTGAATTGAAAGTAAGCAGAACCCTTCAGCATTTTATCAAAAAAGATGCTAATGCAAAAATTGGCTCTGATGGGCTTTTAGGAAATAAAATTGTCATCATTTCCGGTGGAACGGAAGAAGCCCTCGCCGTCGAAGATGGGGATATGATTGATGCTTCACAAGGCGGCGTCAATACAGACGAATTGATGGCCACATTTAAAGTAACCAATGACAACCTCGCAACCATTACCACCGATATCAAAACTATCCTGGCGGATATTCAGGGAGGAAAAGGGAGCATTGGAGGAATTATTCAGGATTCGGTTATGTATGATGAACTCCGCGCAAGTATTGCCTCAGCCGCTGCAGCCAGCCGCAATACTGCCAAAGCTACCCAGGGCCTTAATCAGCTGGTTTCAAGGGTAAATGCCGGTGAGGGAATGGTGGGCGCTGTCCTCAATGATACGAGTTATGAAGGCCGTATTGACCGCACCCTCGTGGACGTTAGTAAAACTGCTGACGAAGCAGCCAAAACCGCAGAACAACTCAATAAACTTACCCAGGATCTTCAGATCATTATGGCCGGCCTCGATGATCCGAATGCCCCAATGGGCATGATGCTCAAAGACTCTGTGTTTGCCAATAACCTGCAGGAGAGTATGTCCAACCTTAAAAATAGTTCCGACGAACTGGATAAAACGCTGGAGGCTGCCAGAGAAAGCTTCTTGATGCGTAAGCGCATTTTTAAGAAAAATAAACCTGAGTAG